From one Fimbriimonadaceae bacterium genomic stretch:
- the murG gene encoding undecaprenyldiphospho-muramoylpentapeptide beta-N-acetylglucosaminyltransferase — MRLVVTGGGTGGHVYPALEVARSARAEGWDVRYFGSLRGQEGAACLREDVPFLGFPAEPLVSLRTFRGWRASARLLRAVGKAKAALRAGAPDVVFSTGGYSAAPIVAAARALGLPHVIHEQNSVPGRTNRLAAKRAYAVATTFHAAEREFPGSRVVRTGLPVRETIRRAALPANGREEGPMRVLAVGGSQGAGAINAAVADCARGWIGPEVEWTHVAGRTMIDEVAERTRDLGEGYRAVAFLEAEEMALAYRRADVVLARAGAGTLAELAAFGLPSVLIPFPLAFANHQLHNANEFAGMGAATVVPQTEASAVRLGQAIAAWIEDRALRGVAKTALREWDVPEAADRVLELLREAVQSR, encoded by the coding sequence TTGCGGCTGGTCGTCACCGGTGGCGGAACAGGCGGACACGTCTATCCCGCGCTTGAGGTCGCCCGCTCCGCGCGCGCCGAGGGTTGGGACGTCCGCTACTTCGGCTCTCTTCGCGGCCAGGAGGGTGCTGCCTGTTTGCGCGAGGACGTGCCCTTTCTCGGGTTCCCGGCCGAGCCGCTGGTGAGCCTGCGCACGTTCCGCGGCTGGCGCGCGTCCGCCCGGCTGCTGCGCGCGGTGGGCAAGGCGAAGGCCGCTTTGCGCGCGGGGGCGCCCGACGTCGTCTTCTCGACGGGCGGTTACTCGGCGGCGCCGATCGTGGCTGCGGCGCGCGCGCTGGGGCTGCCCCATGTCATCCACGAGCAGAACAGCGTTCCGGGGCGCACGAACCGACTGGCCGCGAAGCGCGCGTACGCTGTCGCCACGACGTTTCACGCCGCCGAGAGGGAGTTCCCGGGGTCCCGCGTCGTGAGGACCGGGCTGCCCGTTCGCGAGACGATCCGCCGGGCGGCGCTGCCAGCGAACGGCCGCGAAGAGGGGCCGATGCGCGTACTGGCCGTGGGCGGTTCGCAAGGGGCGGGCGCGATCAACGCCGCGGTGGCGGATTGCGCCCGGGGATGGATCGGCCCCGAGGTCGAGTGGACGCACGTCGCCGGCCGCACGATGATCGACGAGGTCGCCGAACGGACCCGGGACTTGGGCGAGGGGTATCGCGCCGTCGCATTTCTGGAGGCTGAGGAGATGGCGCTGGCCTACCGGCGCGCGGACGTCGTCCTGGCGCGGGCGGGGGCGGGCACGCTTGCGGAGTTGGCGGCGTTCGGCTTGCCCTCGGTGTTGATCCCCTTTCCGCTCGCTTTCGCGAACCACCAGCTTCATAATGCCAATGAGTTCGCAGGGATGGGTGCGGCGACCGTCGTGCCCCAAACGGAGGCGTCGGCCGTTCGATTGGGGCAGGCGATTGCGGCGTGGATCGAAGATCGGGCCTTGCGAGGCGTCGCTAAGACCGCCTTGCGCGAGTGGGACGTGCCGGAAGCGGCCGACCGCGTTCTGGAGTTGTTAAGAGAAGCGGTGCAAAGTCGATGA
- a CDS encoding D-alanine--D-alanine ligase, translating to MRKQAEIREAFADREALDHARSFYLVGIGGAGMSGLARLLLERGFPVAGSDSTASPVTAELEARGVRVRIGHAREGVEPGMVVVLSDAIALEDSPEVAAARAAGCPLFRRSQLLGWLLRGRKVLAVTGTHGKTTTTGLLGAALKAADLDPLVVVGASVPEFGGAVVAGAGEFAAVEACEAYDSLHDLDPFAVILTNLELDHVDFHETYERLRESILRFCRRVPKEGVVVVCEEDPGAAEVGRLLEAEGVPVVRYRGEASELSLPGRHNALNASGVRALLGALGLKGEEAEKGLRAFRGAERRLQVVREGPIVVVDDYAHHPAEIQASLAALRDRYPGRRLVVVYQPHLYSRTAELIPEFAAALSAADHVVLTDIYPAREPPMAGVSSARIAELVEAPVDYVPVRQLLPRHVARLATPGDVIVGMGAGNIAEFPPTLLAELDRKAPLRVAVVSGGDSCEREVSLHSGRAVVEALRAKGYATTAWDVTELLLGKGTVAPFIGPDRPDVVFLAVHGTHAEDGAIQGFFELLHLPYTGSGIQASALAMDKQRTKEILSAAGIRVPKGVLLRAPGEPCPIGTPAIVKPNAQGSTVGLSFVDEPEGLPPAIARAFRYDEAVIVEEWVRGMEISVPVLGDRALPPVEIAPVGGRYDFAAKYVPGQTEEIVPARLPEDVLREAEALALQAHRVMGCEGATRTDMMVGKDGLVVLEVNTLPGLTGTSLLPNSARAVGMSFEELVEWIVEDAVARHGAKT from the coding sequence ATGAGGAAGCAGGCGGAGATCCGGGAAGCGTTCGCGGACAGAGAGGCGCTGGACCACGCTCGCTCCTTCTACCTGGTGGGGATTGGAGGGGCAGGCATGTCGGGCCTTGCGCGGCTGCTGCTCGAGCGCGGTTTTCCAGTCGCGGGCTCGGATTCGACGGCCTCGCCGGTCACCGCCGAACTGGAGGCGCGGGGGGTGCGCGTGCGCATCGGCCACGCGCGCGAGGGCGTGGAGCCTGGCATGGTCGTCGTTCTTTCGGATGCCATCGCGCTCGAGGACAGCCCGGAAGTGGCCGCGGCGCGTGCCGCAGGGTGTCCGCTCTTTCGCCGTTCGCAGTTGCTGGGCTGGCTGCTCCGGGGTCGGAAGGTGCTGGCCGTGACCGGCACCCATGGCAAGACCACGACGACGGGGCTCTTGGGAGCTGCGCTCAAGGCTGCGGATCTGGACCCCCTCGTCGTTGTCGGAGCTTCGGTGCCCGAGTTCGGAGGAGCGGTGGTTGCCGGGGCCGGCGAGTTTGCGGCCGTCGAGGCGTGCGAGGCGTACGACAGCCTGCACGATCTCGACCCGTTTGCCGTGATCCTCACCAACCTCGAGTTGGATCACGTGGATTTCCACGAAACGTACGAGCGCCTGCGCGAGAGCATCCTGCGGTTCTGCCGCCGCGTTCCGAAGGAGGGCGTGGTCGTCGTGTGCGAGGAGGACCCCGGAGCGGCGGAGGTCGGTCGCTTGCTGGAAGCCGAGGGCGTACCCGTCGTTCGGTACCGCGGGGAGGCATCGGAGCTGTCGCTGCCCGGCAGGCACAACGCGCTGAACGCCAGCGGCGTTCGCGCGTTGCTGGGCGCGCTTGGCCTGAAGGGCGAAGAGGCTGAGAAGGGGCTGAGGGCGTTTCGAGGCGCCGAGCGGCGGCTGCAGGTCGTACGCGAAGGTCCGATCGTCGTGGTGGACGACTACGCGCACCATCCGGCGGAGATCCAAGCCAGCCTTGCCGCCTTGCGGGACCGCTATCCGGGACGTCGACTCGTGGTCGTTTACCAACCCCACCTTTACAGCCGTACCGCGGAGCTGATTCCCGAGTTTGCCGCCGCGCTCTCGGCCGCCGACCACGTGGTGTTGACGGACATCTACCCGGCCCGCGAGCCGCCGATGGCCGGGGTGAGTTCCGCGCGGATCGCCGAACTCGTCGAGGCGCCCGTGGATTACGTTCCGGTGCGCCAACTGCTGCCGCGCCACGTCGCGCGCCTGGCGACGCCGGGCGACGTGATCGTCGGCATGGGTGCGGGGAACATCGCCGAGTTTCCGCCGACGCTGCTCGCCGAGCTCGACCGCAAGGCTCCCCTTCGGGTGGCCGTGGTGAGCGGCGGTGACAGTTGCGAGCGGGAAGTGTCGCTCCATTCGGGTCGAGCCGTCGTCGAAGCGCTCCGGGCCAAGGGGTACGCGACCACCGCGTGGGACGTGACGGAGCTCCTGCTCGGCAAGGGAACGGTGGCTCCGTTCATCGGACCGGACCGCCCGGACGTGGTCTTCCTCGCGGTGCACGGCACGCACGCCGAGGACGGCGCCATCCAGGGCTTCTTCGAACTGCTCCACCTTCCGTACACGGGCTCGGGCATCCAGGCGAGCGCGCTGGCGATGGACAAGCAGCGAACCAAGGAGATCTTGAGCGCGGCGGGGATTCGCGTTCCCAAGGGGGTGCTGCTGCGGGCGCCCGGGGAACCCTGTCCGATCGGGACGCCGGCGATCGTGAAGCCCAACGCCCAAGGGTCGACGGTCGGGCTGAGCTTCGTGGACGAACCCGAGGGACTTCCCCCAGCCATCGCCCGCGCCTTCCGGTACGACGAGGCGGTGATCGTGGAGGAGTGGGTTCGCGGCATGGAGATTTCGGTGCCGGTCCTGGGCGATCGGGCGCTCCCACCCGTGGAGATCGCCCCGGTCGGCGGCCGGTACGACTTCGCCGCCAAGTACGTTCCGGGGCAAACCGAGGAGATCGTGCCGGCGCGCTTGCCCGAGGATGTTCTGCGGGAAGCCGAGGCGCTGGCTCTCCAGGCTCACCGCGTGATGGGGTGCGAGGGGGCGACGCGGACGGACATGATGGTCGGGAAGGATGGGTTGGTCGTCCTCGAGGTGAACACGCTGCCGGGCTTGACGGGAACGTCTCTGTTGCCCAACAGCGCGCGGGCCGTGGGCATGTCCTTCGAAGAGCTGGTCGAGTGGATCGTTGAGGACGCGGTGGCGAGACATGGCGCGAAGACGTAG